A section of the Armatimonadota bacterium genome encodes:
- a CDS encoding family 78 glycoside hydrolase catalytic domain produces MLVSAAVLACSILPYELRINAQTQPLAIQGLEPTFSWKLRASDAKATNLRQTGYRLLVATNPNLLNQEIGDLWDTGRVASASTYGIRYAGKALSPKLNCFWRLQVWDQDGVVSAWTKVEKFGTGIQSPKDYLAKWIYGATPKASTGFLDGSKWIWGHDEAGDQTPQGTHTFSYTCSAPLIGGKAMPTKLVVTADDSFTVLIDGKEKFKSMGTDSWKKLTAISLPELSTGEHTISIVATNASKSPAGVIGALVSELDGTRVVTPTDERWLINGQPVKVVGPYGMNPWGRPEPKEMVKAPAQYFGKGFEVSKKVFRATLYATALGIADYELNGNRITEDLFTPGWTEYEKQVLYRTFDITKSIKQGKNNLGAVLGQGWYTGYVAWGAQREHYGSTPMLLMQAEIEYSDGTTETIVTDSSWAVTEGPIRDEHFLHGEKFDAQPVKREAMAAKVGNPNVGPLEAFDGDPVREYARLKAKTVTAQGTGKYQIDFGQNLTGFVHLKVNYPAGTKITIRHGERLDPKGNLYTDNLRLAQAIDTYTCRGGGEEWNPRFTFHGFQYIEVTGVPTQPSKDTFQAIAISSSTPESGTLKTSDAMLNQLVSNAWWTQKMNFVDIPTDCPQRDERLGWTGDAQAYIRTATYYSDVQAFFQKWLVTLDDSQGADGNFPKVSPVLKGLDDGGPAWGDAGVICPMTIYQVYGDKDLLARHYPQMKKFVDFCRARSTADMLPPKNYHLFGDWLSINAETPRDVITTAYFAGSTKIVADAARVLGHRAEAAEYDELHEKIRTGFQGAFIDKDGHVKGETQTGYVLALFFDLVPKDLIEKASSHLLKNIEDRQWHLSTGFVGTRDLMYVLSKIGRNDVAFRLLHNKTFPSWGFPIVNGATSIWERWDGWTPERGFQDVGMNSFAHYAYGAVVGWMFEKIGGIKELKPGFEEILIAPEIDPNLTFSNCVYKSVRGDVKTSWKVSKGVLTLTVQVPVNVSALVKMPSSKGITEHRIGSGQHTFTSPWTEK; encoded by the coding sequence ATGCTAGTTTCCGCCGCCGTCCTCGCCTGTTCGATTCTTCCATATGAACTTCGGATAAATGCACAGACTCAACCGCTCGCGATTCAGGGGCTGGAGCCAACATTCAGCTGGAAGCTCCGCGCATCAGATGCGAAAGCGACGAACCTGCGGCAAACCGGCTACCGGCTGTTGGTTGCCACAAATCCGAACTTGTTGAATCAGGAGATTGGTGACCTTTGGGACACCGGCCGGGTCGCATCGGCTTCGACTTACGGAATTCGCTATGCCGGAAAGGCGCTTAGCCCCAAGCTGAACTGCTTCTGGAGGCTTCAAGTGTGGGATCAGGATGGAGTGGTTTCGGCTTGGACAAAAGTGGAGAAGTTTGGGACCGGTATTCAATCGCCCAAGGACTACTTGGCGAAGTGGATCTACGGGGCCACTCCAAAGGCGTCCACAGGCTTCCTCGATGGGTCGAAGTGGATTTGGGGACACGACGAGGCCGGAGACCAAACTCCGCAAGGGACTCATACTTTCAGCTACACGTGCAGTGCTCCTTTAATCGGGGGCAAAGCAATGCCGACTAAACTTGTCGTGACAGCAGACGATTCCTTCACCGTGTTGATTGATGGCAAAGAAAAGTTCAAGTCGATGGGCACGGACAGCTGGAAAAAGCTCACTGCGATCAGCCTTCCGGAGCTATCAACTGGCGAGCACACAATCAGCATTGTTGCGACCAACGCTTCAAAAAGTCCGGCGGGGGTAATCGGGGCACTAGTTTCTGAACTGGACGGCACCCGAGTCGTCACCCCGACCGATGAACGCTGGCTGATCAATGGACAACCGGTGAAGGTAGTTGGTCCATACGGAATGAATCCGTGGGGCCGACCCGAACCAAAGGAGATGGTCAAGGCTCCTGCACAATACTTCGGCAAAGGCTTTGAAGTAAGCAAGAAAGTCTTCAGAGCAACACTCTATGCCACGGCTCTGGGCATTGCCGATTACGAATTGAACGGCAATCGAATCACCGAAGATTTGTTCACTCCGGGATGGACCGAGTATGAGAAGCAGGTTCTCTACCGAACCTTCGACATAACCAAGTCGATCAAACAAGGCAAGAACAACCTCGGTGCGGTTCTCGGGCAGGGTTGGTACACGGGGTACGTCGCTTGGGGAGCTCAACGGGAGCACTATGGTTCCACTCCGATGCTACTCATGCAAGCTGAGATCGAGTACTCAGACGGAACAACGGAAACCATTGTTACAGACTCCTCTTGGGCTGTGACTGAGGGTCCGATTAGAGACGAGCACTTCCTTCATGGCGAGAAGTTTGACGCGCAGCCTGTAAAGCGAGAAGCGATGGCTGCCAAAGTCGGTAACCCGAACGTGGGTCCCCTGGAAGCTTTCGACGGTGACCCGGTACGAGAGTACGCTCGGCTGAAAGCCAAAACGGTCACAGCGCAGGGCACGGGTAAGTACCAGATCGACTTCGGTCAGAATCTGACCGGGTTCGTTCACCTAAAAGTGAACTACCCAGCAGGAACGAAGATCACAATTCGACACGGAGAGCGGCTCGACCCGAAAGGCAATCTCTACACGGACAATCTTAGGCTTGCTCAGGCAATCGACACCTATACCTGCCGAGGTGGCGGAGAGGAGTGGAATCCTCGATTCACCTTCCATGGCTTCCAGTACATCGAGGTCACCGGTGTGCCAACGCAACCATCGAAGGACACTTTCCAGGCAATTGCCATTTCTTCTTCCACTCCTGAAAGTGGGACCCTCAAAACCAGTGACGCGATGCTCAATCAGCTGGTGAGCAACGCTTGGTGGACGCAGAAGATGAACTTCGTAGACATTCCTACGGACTGCCCGCAGCGCGACGAGCGGCTTGGCTGGACCGGTGACGCTCAGGCTTACATCCGAACCGCAACTTACTACAGTGATGTTCAGGCCTTCTTCCAGAAGTGGCTCGTCACCCTCGACGACTCGCAGGGCGCAGACGGCAACTTCCCCAAGGTTTCTCCGGTACTGAAGGGCCTCGACGATGGCGGGCCGGCTTGGGGAGACGCCGGGGTGATCTGCCCGATGACGATTTATCAGGTGTACGGCGACAAAGACCTGTTGGCGAGGCACTATCCGCAGATGAAGAAGTTTGTCGATTTCTGCCGGGCGCGTTCGACTGCGGACATGCTACCACCGAAGAACTATCACTTGTTTGGCGACTGGCTCAGCATCAACGCCGAGACCCCGCGCGATGTGATTACCACTGCCTACTTCGCGGGGAGTACTAAGATCGTCGCCGACGCGGCTCGCGTCCTTGGCCATCGAGCCGAGGCGGCGGAGTACGACGAACTACATGAAAAGATTCGCACCGGGTTCCAAGGTGCATTTATCGACAAAGATGGCCATGTCAAGGGCGAGACTCAGACGGGATACGTTCTGGCTCTGTTCTTTGACCTTGTTCCTAAGGATCTGATTGAGAAGGCGTCAAGCCACCTCCTTAAGAATATTGAAGATCGGCAGTGGCACCTGTCGACAGGCTTCGTAGGAACTCGTGACCTGATGTACGTCCTGAGCAAGATCGGGCGTAATGACGTTGCTTTCCGACTGCTACACAACAAGACATTTCCTTCGTGGGGATTCCCGATTGTCAACGGTGCGACCAGCATCTGGGAGCGTTGGGACGGCTGGACTCCAGAGAGGGGCTTCCAAGATGTCGGAATGAACTCGTTTGCCCACTATGCTTATGGAGCAGTCGTTGGTTGGATGTTCGAGAAGATCGGCGGAATCAAGGAGTTGAAACCTGGTTTTGAAGAAATTCTGATTGCGCCGGAAATTGATCCCAACCTTACATTCTCAAATTGTGTTTATAAGTCGGTCCGAGGAGACGTAAAGACGTCTTGGAAGGTTTCCAAAGGTGTGCTTACCTTAACCGTGCAGGTGCCTGTTAACGTTAGCGCACTTGTGAAAATGCCAAGTTCCAAAGGCATCACTGAGCATCGAATTGGCTCTGGACAACACACCTTCACCTCGCCGTGGACCGAAAAGTAG
- a CDS encoding YHYH protein gives MRFQPKSIAILSAGTIAAIVVAQSGRFVAANQTAGYKNEVSITVQGDKRIITSNGIPDHSVGRFPNPGNPNRIAPQKYSWSIPLKPTPASRPARGNLFGVAVNGVPFDPGTAELWNNNFAWHYEALVGQVANGRGLGVDENLAHVQPNGAYHYHGLPYGLLNKLDYKNKMAIVGWAADGYPVYGNYAYSDASRVSSMKKLTSGYRLKSGTRPDGPGGAYDGSFASDYEWVSGDGDLDQYNGRTGVTPEFPNGTYYYVLTDSFPFIPRQLKGQADPSFSKGGPGGPGGPGGLRGPGGGQGGPGQGGPGQGGPGQGGPGQGGPGQGGPGFGGPGGPPRGMVPADVLASYLELSADQQARLKTFKTALEKLSGAGVMPHQLTALKLSKSQIEKIARGEKLDSVLTKEQQSQVQDDGPPMQD, from the coding sequence ATGAGGTTTCAACCGAAGTCAATTGCCATCCTCAGCGCTGGCACAATCGCTGCGATCGTCGTTGCCCAAAGCGGGCGATTCGTCGCGGCAAACCAAACTGCTGGATACAAAAACGAAGTTTCGATCACCGTCCAAGGAGATAAACGAATCATCACTTCCAATGGGATTCCCGACCATTCTGTTGGTCGTTTCCCTAACCCCGGGAATCCGAATCGGATCGCACCTCAGAAGTATTCTTGGTCGATTCCGCTTAAGCCGACGCCAGCATCCCGTCCGGCCAGAGGAAACCTTTTCGGCGTTGCTGTCAACGGGGTTCCTTTCGATCCTGGCACTGCGGAGCTTTGGAACAACAACTTTGCTTGGCACTACGAGGCCCTTGTCGGCCAAGTCGCAAACGGACGTGGCCTTGGCGTCGATGAGAACCTTGCCCACGTTCAGCCAAACGGGGCGTACCACTATCACGGGCTTCCGTACGGGTTGCTGAACAAGTTGGACTACAAGAACAAGATGGCTATCGTCGGCTGGGCGGCCGACGGTTATCCTGTTTACGGCAACTATGCTTACTCGGATGCTTCGAGGGTGAGTTCGATGAAGAAGCTGACTTCGGGTTATCGCCTTAAGTCAGGTACCCGGCCGGATGGCCCTGGCGGAGCTTATGACGGCTCGTTTGCTTCGGACTACGAGTGGGTCTCCGGCGACGGTGATCTCGATCAGTACAACGGTCGAACTGGCGTCACGCCAGAGTTTCCGAACGGAACCTACTACTATGTTTTGACCGACTCATTCCCGTTCATTCCTCGCCAATTGAAGGGACAAGCTGACCCTAGCTTCAGCAAGGGTGGACCCGGTGGCCCGGGCGGTCCAGGGGGTCTGCGTGGTCCGGGTGGCGGTCAGGGAGGTCCGGGACAAGGTGGACCAGGACAAGGTGGACCAGGACAAGGCGGACCAGGACAGGGTGGGCCTGGCCAAGGCGGGCCGGGTTTTGGCGGGCCGGGCGGACCACCGAGAGGAATGGTTCCGGCGGACGTTCTGGCCAGCTACCTTGAGCTTTCGGCAGACCAGCAGGCACGGCTGAAGACGTTCAAGACGGCGCTTGAAAAACTGTCTGGCGCAGGGGTGATGCCCCACCAGCTCACCGCTTTGAAGCTGAGCAAGTCGCAAATTGAGAAGATCGCTCGAGGCGAAAAGCTGGACTCTGTGCTGACGAAAGAACAGCAGTCTCAAGTTCAAGATGACGGGCCACCGATGCAGGATTAG
- a CDS encoding proteasome accessory factor PafA2 family protein: MDKRVFGVETEFGCLVADENLGNPEQIVEEIKDHLFYDKKIGLIDHHARDDVFEPAESGGFLLNGARLYVDAVGSHLEYATAECQSLKDLVANDRAGQRLIVQALHDLGLAEDCAIYNNSVDHFGGHTFGCHENYLVRAEGELMNGTLHLLIPFLVTRQVYAGVGRVGGHVLFEGDAPTYEQLSQNPIDYIWVSHVYGVAPDPSVKFQLSQRADHILRTIASKVRFNRAIVNPKWETMYSQNGMTRLHLLFGEANQNEYGYALKIGTTALAIRACESGLISHDFLLAQPLVALRDISRDDSFQWLLELQDGSIVSALDLQSRYLEACQAFKGESDQNDWILTEWERTLNDLKADPMQMGDRLDWVAKKLICEEYMASEQIGWEDDALQSVDLEYHNIDPAASLFYGWQEMGRSKRLLRDLDIMVAQADAPKDTRAHGRSKLVEHVLKRKGAPIYTFDWSSVQVDRQRFTQLPEPLDPYANPLDQWGQPIFGDK; this comes from the coding sequence ATGGACAAGCGGGTTTTCGGAGTGGAAACGGAGTTCGGGTGCCTCGTCGCCGACGAGAATCTTGGTAATCCCGAGCAGATCGTCGAAGAGATCAAAGACCACCTCTTTTACGACAAGAAGATCGGCTTGATCGACCACCACGCTCGAGACGATGTCTTTGAACCCGCCGAAAGCGGCGGGTTCCTGCTTAACGGAGCACGGCTCTACGTCGACGCCGTCGGTTCGCACCTCGAGTACGCCACCGCCGAATGCCAGTCTCTCAAAGACCTCGTCGCCAATGATAGAGCTGGTCAAAGGCTGATCGTCCAAGCCCTCCACGACCTCGGCCTCGCCGAAGACTGCGCCATCTACAATAACTCTGTCGACCACTTCGGAGGACACACCTTCGGTTGCCACGAAAACTACCTCGTTCGCGCCGAAGGCGAGCTGATGAACGGCACGCTCCACCTCCTCATCCCGTTCCTCGTGACGCGCCAGGTCTACGCCGGAGTCGGGCGCGTCGGCGGCCACGTCCTCTTCGAGGGCGACGCCCCGACCTACGAGCAGCTGAGCCAAAACCCCATCGACTACATCTGGGTCTCCCACGTCTACGGCGTCGCCCCCGATCCGTCGGTCAAGTTCCAACTCAGCCAACGCGCCGATCACATCCTGCGAACCATCGCGAGCAAAGTCAGGTTCAATCGAGCCATAGTCAACCCCAAATGGGAGACGATGTACAGCCAAAACGGCATGACACGACTCCACCTCCTCTTCGGCGAAGCCAACCAAAACGAATACGGCTACGCCCTCAAAATCGGCACCACCGCCCTCGCCATCCGCGCCTGCGAAAGCGGTCTCATTTCCCACGATTTCCTCCTCGCCCAACCGCTAGTGGCACTAAGGGACATCAGCCGAGACGACTCCTTCCAATGGCTTCTCGAGCTTCAAGACGGCTCCATCGTTTCCGCCCTCGATCTCCAAAGCCGCTACCTCGAAGCATGCCAAGCATTCAAAGGTGAATCCGATCAAAACGACTGGATCCTTACCGAATGGGAAAGAACCCTCAACGACCTCAAGGCTGACCCCATGCAGATGGGCGACCGGCTCGACTGGGTCGCCAAAAAGCTGATCTGCGAAGAATACATGGCGAGCGAGCAAATCGGCTGGGAAGACGACGCCCTCCAATCGGTTGACCTCGAGTACCACAACATCGACCCCGCCGCATCGCTTTTCTACGGCTGGCAAGAGATGGGGCGATCCAAACGCCTCCTCCGCGACCTCGACATCATGGTCGCCCAAGCCGACGCCCCCAAGGACACCCGAGCCCACGGCCGCTCCAAGCTCGTTGAACACGTCCTAAAGCGTAAAGGCGCCCCGATCTACACCTTCGACTGGTCCAGCGTCCAAGTCGACCGCCAACGCTTCACCCAGCTCCCCGAACCCCTCGACCCCTATGCCAATCCGTTGGATCAATGGGGTCAGCCAATTTTTGGTGATAAGTAG
- a CDS encoding FmdB family zinc ribbon protein yields the protein MPIYEYEPVDRDCFMCPNRIEVIQEIGAEAYKFCPYCGLDVKKVVSRATFKVGNEPTADKAAKKGFTTYKRAEKGVWEKAAGEGPDIITGTKEDLKAVEEEKAAKPKRIDLDNVD from the coding sequence ATGCCCATCTACGAATACGAACCCGTCGATCGGGACTGCTTCATGTGCCCGAACCGCATCGAAGTCATCCAAGAAATCGGAGCCGAGGCCTACAAGTTCTGCCCCTACTGCGGGCTCGATGTCAAAAAGGTCGTCAGCCGAGCCACGTTCAAAGTTGGCAACGAACCAACCGCCGATAAAGCTGCTAAGAAAGGTTTCACAACGTACAAGCGCGCCGAAAAAGGCGTCTGGGAGAAAGCCGCTGGCGAGGGACCCGACATCATCACCGGAACAAAAGAAGACCTCAAAGCAGTCGAGGAAGAAAAGGCGGCAAAGCCGAAAAGAATCGACCTCGATAACGTAGATTAA
- a CDS encoding DUF192 domain-containing protein, protein MNGWRMGASALLLAVLLSGCQTAPDSSPSTSTPTNPSTPTDINPDRINQLKDLKKVEIAVPKGTMKLWIMDNPSKRQEGMMFLVDREVKDDEGMIFVFPETQADDGKHGFWMHNTPLGLDIAYISKDKKIVSIAKGQPLNDTMLEPKGAYQYVIELKLGLADRMGLKVGDKVKIPETLRTDE, encoded by the coding sequence GTGAACGGCTGGCGGATGGGCGCGTCCGCGCTTCTTCTCGCGGTTCTCCTTTCTGGTTGTCAAACCGCCCCCGACTCTTCTCCGTCAACTTCAACTCCAACAAACCCTTCAACTCCGACGGACATAAACCCCGACCGAATCAACCAGCTCAAAGATCTCAAAAAAGTCGAAATCGCTGTTCCTAAAGGGACCATGAAGCTCTGGATCATGGACAACCCCAGCAAGCGACAGGAGGGAATGATGTTCCTGGTCGACAGGGAAGTTAAAGACGACGAAGGAATGATCTTCGTCTTCCCCGAGACCCAGGCCGACGACGGCAAGCACGGCTTCTGGATGCACAACACGCCGCTCGGGCTCGACATCGCCTACATCAGCAAAGACAAAAAGATCGTTAGCATCGCCAAAGGCCAGCCGCTGAACGATACGATGCTTGAACCCAAAGGCGCCTACCAATACGTCATCGAACTCAAACTCGGCCTCGCCGATCGGATGGGTCTCAAAGTCGGTGACAAAGTGAAAATTCCCGAAACTCTCCGAACGGATGAGTAA
- the leuD gene encoding 3-isopropylmalate dehydratase small subunit, which translates to MPGFTTHTGKIAVLNQDQVDTDRIIPARFLSRVSKAGYGELVFSDVRGADFPLDQPEAAGASVLVVGTNFGCGSSREHAVWAIQQAGFACVIARRDADSPGYSDIFRGNSANCGLLLIELNPTDHAKLVSAGSGAEVTVNLPDQTVLSKGESLGFDINEATKLALIAGLDLIGTTLQYDSQIADYEATKLAFVPLVGAS; encoded by the coding sequence GTGCCAGGATTTACCACTCATACGGGCAAGATTGCAGTTTTGAACCAGGATCAGGTGGACACCGACCGAATCATTCCGGCCCGATTCCTCTCGCGAGTTTCGAAAGCTGGGTACGGCGAACTGGTTTTCAGTGATGTGCGCGGCGCTGACTTCCCGCTCGACCAGCCCGAAGCCGCGGGCGCTTCTGTTCTAGTCGTCGGAACAAACTTCGGCTGCGGTTCTTCCCGCGAGCACGCGGTTTGGGCGATCCAACAGGCTGGTTTCGCCTGCGTGATCGCTCGGCGCGATGCGGATTCACCCGGCTATAGCGACATCTTTCGTGGCAACTCTGCCAACTGTGGGCTCCTGCTGATCGAGCTGAACCCGACAGATCATGCCAAGCTGGTTTCCGCTGGCTCGGGAGCCGAAGTCACGGTAAATCTTCCCGATCAAACCGTCCTAAGCAAAGGTGAATCGCTTGGATTCGACATCAATGAAGCCACGAAGCTCGCGCTTATCGCGGGTCTCGACCTGATCGGAACCACCCTTCAGTACGATTCTCAGATCGCGGACTACGAGGCCACCAAACTCGCTTTCGTTCCGCTGGTGGGGGCCTCGTGA